The following are from one region of the Platichthys flesus chromosome 2, fPlaFle2.1, whole genome shotgun sequence genome:
- the LOC133961280 gene encoding opioid growth factor receptor-like — translation MKVKRSSTSATRRGSGCSRRRSRVTMSWLPRDRLCSAVAWLLRRTLFIRRLFAPMTRYLRSLTGWTGERSGEDGPQLPDQQADLLEAGRQGRPEECGGSGGQREAKPRVPEEDPEQEEEEQEDEECDSEQYRVDNTDELYCGYDSTWETEQTEESPAASSQIRPQRWNQDMSSYKFNRFENAARDMHNYRHDYPSQIRQRWNQNIAFDYNPNLEFYLGNKPSLPDGIYIHDFHNEWFGNYTNLEYVHTFIQWLFPLREPGMNQEASILTREEIEAFLRNDTARANLLKSYELMLDFYGIELCDKKTGKVSRASNWKDRFCNLNNHTHNNLRITRILKCLGTLGFPHYQAPLVHFFLKETLVNGELPDVKDSVLNYFVFAVLDKKQRRRLIKFAYLKYDRKDEFVWCPRKIQMMWSAQSASKSQEGVEGENDVKML, via the exons atgaaagtgaaacgATCCTCAACTTCAGCCACGAGGCGCGGTTCTGGttgctccaggaggagaagtcGTGTCACCATGTCCTGGTTGCCTCGGGACCGACTGTGTTCGGCAGTGGCCTGGCTGTTGCGCCGGACCCTGTTCATCCGCAGGCTGTTCGCTCCTATGACCAGGTACCTGCGGTCACTGACAGGCTGGACGGGGGAGCGCAGCGGTGAAGACGGGCCGCAGCTGCCCGACCAACAGGCCGACCTGTTGGAGGCAGGTCGGCAAGGGAGGCCCGAGGAGTGTGGGGGCTCAGGGGGTCAACGTGAGGCCAAGCCGAGGGTCCCTGAAGAAGACccggaacaggaggaggaggagcaggaggatgaagagtgtGACAGTGAGCAGTACAGAGTTGACAACACGGATGAGTTGTACTGTGGTTATGATTCCACCTGGGAAACAGAGCAGACTGAGGAGAGTCCAGCAGCGTCT TCTCAGATCAGGCCGCAACGTTGGAACCAGGACATGTCCTCT TACAAATTTAACAGATTTGAAAATGCTGCAAGAGACATGCACAACTACAGGCACGACTACCCT TCCCAGATCAGGCAACGTTGGAACCAGAACATTGCCTTT GATTACAATCCCAATTTGGAGTTCTACCTTGGAAACAAACCCTCTTTACCTGATG GTATCTACATTCACGATTTCCATAACGAATGGTTTGGAAACTACACAAATCTGGAGTATGTACACACTTTCATTCAATG GTTGTTCCCACTGAGGGAACCAGGCATGAACCAGGAGGCCAGTATACTGACAAGAGAAGAAATTGAG GCTTTTCTCAGAAATGACACTGCGAGGGCAAATCTGCTGAAGTCATATGAGCTCATGTTGGACTTCTATGGCATCGAGTTGTGTGACAAGAAAACAGGCAAAGTCAGTAGAGCCTCAAACTGGAAAGACAGATTCTGCAACCTGAACAA TCACACTCACAACAACCTGCGCATCACCCGCATCCTGAAGTGCCTGGGAACCCTGGGGTTCCCCCATTACCAAGCCCCCCTGGTCCACTTCTTCCTGAAGGAGACACTCGTCAACGGAGAACTTCCAGACGTCAAAGACAGTGTCCTCAACTACTTTGTGTTTGCTGTGCTCGACAAGAAGCAGCGCAGGAGGCTCATCAAGTTCGCCTACTTGAAATATGACCGTAAAGATGAGTTTGTGTGGTGCCCGAGGAAAATCCAGATGATGTGGTCAGCGCAGTCAGCGTCCAAGTCACAGGAAGGAGTGGAAGGTGAAAATGATGTTAAAATGTTGTGA
- the LOC133973930 gene encoding potassium channel subfamily K member 3-like — MKTHNIRALSLILSIVCYLLVGAAVFNALESEREGDRRKVLEQRLGELQRKYGFSERDYRQMERVVLLAEPHRAGRQWRFTGSFYFAVTVITTIGYGHVAPQTDAGKAFCMFYAVLGIPLTLVMFQSLGERINTFVRYLLRRAKQGLGLRKVEVSMGNMVLVGLLSCMSTLCVGGVAFSHFEDWTFFNAMEGGTSCTNLLPSPVEDHGLVTPEQRQDSEPPEPSRLRYLFSCVCCDIHDRPPPSHCDQERGHSNPVFYDSISYRVDRALCSSCTLSAQASPCSVRLCLGRNNLVTRRKSF, encoded by the exons ATGAAGACGCACAACATCAGGGCCctctccctcatcctctccATCGTTTGCTACCTGCTGGTGGGAGCCGCGGTCTTCAACGCGCTGGAGTCCGAGCGCGAGGGGGACAGGCGGAAGGTCCTGGAGCAGAGGCTGGGCGAGCTGCAGAGAAAGTACGGCTTCAGCGAGCGCGACTACAGGCAGATGGAGAGGGTGGTGCTGCTGGCAGAGCCGCACCGAGCCGGCAGGCAGTGGAGGTTCACCGGCTCCTTCTACTTTGCCGTCACTGTGATCACCACGATAG GTTACGGCCACGTTGCTCCTCAAACTGATGCTGGCAAGGCCTtctgtatgttttatgcagtCTTGGGCATTCCCCTGACGCTGGTCATGTTCCAGAGCCTGGGCGAGAGGATCAACACGTTCGTCCGCTACCTCCTGCGAAGAGCCAAGCAGGGTCTGGGCCTGCGAAAGGTGGAGGTGTCCATGGGGAACATGGTGCTTGTGGGTCTGCTGTCTTGCATGAGCACTCTGTGTGTCGGAGGCGTGGCCTTCTCCCATTTCGAGGACTGGACCTTCTTCAATG CCATGGAGGGGGGCACCAGCTGTACAaacctcctcccttctcctgtAGAGGATCATGGACTTGTTACTCCTGAACAGAGACAGGACTCAGAGCCCCCTGAACCCAGCAGACTCAGATACCTGTTCTCCTGCGTCTGCTGTGACATTCACGACCGCCCCCCTCCGTCTCACTGCGACCAGGAGCGGGGCCACAGCAACCCTGTCTTCTACGACTCCATCTCCTACAGGGTGGACCGGGCCTTGTGCAGCTCCTGCACCCTGTCTGCACAGGCATCCCCGTGTAGCGTAAGGCTCTGCCTGGGCAGGAACAATCTTGTCACCAGGAGGAAGTCATTCTGA